From the genome of Candidatus Competibacteraceae bacterium:
ACGGCGTTTTTCGCCTTCTTCGTGTTCATCCAGGTTTTCAATACCTTCAACGCCCGTACCCAGGGGTTGAATCTGTGGGAGCATCTGCTCGACAACCGCTTGTTTTCCATCATCATCCCCTTGATCATGGTCATCCAGATTTTCTTCATTAGCTATGGTGGTGAAATCCTGCGCACAGTAGGCTTGTCGATACAGGAATGGGTTTACGTGCTGCTGCTGGCCGTCGTGATCATTCCGGTCGATCTGCTGCGCAAGGTGATTCGCAACCGATGGTTCGACAATCCGGTGCGACTGGAAGCTTGATGAAATCGTGAGTGCCGTGCTTGAAGAATGACGCTCGATCCTGTCCCTCTCCCATGAGCGGGAGAGGGACAGGGATTTTCATCTCTTTTCTCCTCGTCATCGTCCTGACTATCGGACTCGGGGGCGATGTCAGCGCCACGAAATCCCTGCGGGCGCGGCGGGAAGTTTTTCAGATCGTGGAACGATCACTGCAAGCGGGTGCATCGGTGGACTATGCGGCGCTGCGCGGCTATCCCCTGTATCCCTACCTGCGTTACCGGGATCTCTCCCGGCGGCTGACGGAATTCCCGGCGGTCGAAGTGCGGGACTTTCTGCAAACCTATCCCGACACGCCACTGGCCCACCGCTTGCGCAACGCTTGGTTGCGCCAACTGGCCAGCGCCCGCCGCTGGGACGATTACCTGCTCGATGCCGTTCCCGGCCGCGATCCGACTTTCGAATGCTGGCGGCGGCAAGCGTTGCTGAACGCTGGCCAAAGCGAAGCCGCCTTACGGGACTTTGCCACGCTTTGGCGGCGCGGCGGTTCGCTGCCCAGCGCCTGCGACCCAGTGATCGCGGTCTGGCAGACCGAGGGCAATCCCACGCCTGAACTCCGTTGGCAACGCTTCGCGCTGGCGATGACGGCGGGAGAGATTGGGCTCGCGCGGTTTCTACGAACGGACATGTCGGCCACCGACCAGGATCTGGCGGATGCCTGGCTGGCGGTCGCCGACGATCCGAGCCTGGTTCTCGACGCTACCCGGTTCAAAGCCGGCGATCCGCGCGTTCCCGCGATTCTGGCGGATGGTCTGAGTCGCTGGCGGCGGCGCGATGCGCTGGCGGCCTTGGCCGCGCTCGATGCGCTCAAGGCACGCGATCCGTCGCTGGCTCCGCCTCTGGCCATCGAGGAGCGGCTACTGGCCCTGTGGATCGCCAGCGACTACCACCCAAGCGCGCTGGCGCGATTGACCGCCTTGCCGGAAACGGTGGTCGATCAGGATGTGCGGGAATGGCGAATTCGGGTTTGCTTACGACAAGGCGACTGGCCGGCGACCCTGCACTGGCTCGATCAGTTGACTCCCGAAGAACGCGACAGTCCACGCTGGCAATACTGGCGAGGTCGAGCGCTGGAGTCACTCGGTCAGACCGAATCCGCCCAATCCATCTATCGGCGCATTGCCAACCAGCGGGATTATTACGGCTTTCTGGCCGCCGACCGGCTCGGCGTCCCCTACACCATGACCAATACACCGCTGACGGTTTCGCCCACTGAACTGGACGCACTGCTGGCCCGTTCCCCCGGTCTGCAACGGGCGCGGGAATTGTACATTCTAGGCCGCGAGTGGGAAGCCGATGCCGAATGGCGACAGGCCACCCAGGCCTTCGATCCGGCGACGCTCAAGCAGGCGGCGCGACTGGCCCATCGTTGGGAGTGGTATCACCAGGCCATCATCACCATTGCCCGCGCCGAACATTGGAATGATCTGGAACTGCGCTTTCCGCTGGCTTATCACGACGAGGTCGTGGCGAATGCCAAAGCCGATGCCATGGACCCAGCCTGGGTCTACGCGGTCATCCGACAAGAAAGCGCTTTTCGCGCCGACGCCCGCTCCCCGGTTGGAGCACTGGGGTTGATGCAGATGATGCCCGCGACCGGCCGGCAAATCGCCCGCGACTTGCAGGACGCCGTCGATACGCCCAACCTGCGCCAGCCGGAGACCAATATCCGTTACGGCGCGCACTATCTGCACCGGATGCTGGAACGGTTGCAGAACAACCCGATACTGGCCACCGCCGCCTATAACGCCGGTCCCAACAAAGTGATGCAGTGGTTACCCGCCGACCATCCGGTGCCCAGCGATGTCTGGGCGGAAACCATTCCCTACCGGGAAACCCGGGCCTATGTACAGCGGGTTATGGAGTACGCCGCTGTCTATCGGTATCTGCTGGGCCTGGGGGGAGATC
Proteins encoded in this window:
- a CDS encoding transglycosylase SLT domain-containing protein, yielding MKNDARSCPSPMSGRGTGIFISFLLVIVLTIGLGGDVSATKSLRARREVFQIVERSLQAGASVDYAALRGYPLYPYLRYRDLSRRLTEFPAVEVRDFLQTYPDTPLAHRLRNAWLRQLASARRWDDYLLDAVPGRDPTFECWRRQALLNAGQSEAALRDFATLWRRGGSLPSACDPVIAVWQTEGNPTPELRWQRFALAMTAGEIGLARFLRTDMSATDQDLADAWLAVADDPSLVLDATRFKAGDPRVPAILADGLSRWRRRDALAALAALDALKARDPSLAPPLAIEERLLALWIASDYHPSALARLTALPETVVDQDVREWRIRVCLRQGDWPATLHWLDQLTPEERDSPRWQYWRGRALESLGQTESAQSIYRRIANQRDYYGFLAADRLGVPYTMTNTPLTVSPTELDALLARSPGLQRARELYILGREWEADAEWRQATQAFDPATLKQAARLAHRWEWYHQAIITIARAEHWNDLELRFPLAYHDEVVANAKADAMDPAWVYAVIRQESAFRADARSPVGALGLMQMMPATGRQIARDLQDAVDTPNLRQPETNIRYGAHYLHRMLERLQNNPILATAAYNAGPNKVMQWLPADHPVPSDVWAETIPYRETRAYVQRVMEYAAVYRYLLGLGGDPKTILGAGMKPVLPPEPDRQAG